Part of the Pseudodesulfovibrio mercurii genome is shown below.
GGTGAACCGCCCGCTCTCTTGGCGGGCCAGCGAAATAAGAGAAACTACATATATACAAAAAAACGAAAAGGCAACCGAAAAATGTGGTCGAAAACGGAATGCCTGGTCCGCGAAAAAAGGCCCGTCCGGCAGTACCCGGACAGGCCTCTTCGATGCAGTCGGTCGATGATTAGTGTCCTGCCTTTTTCGCGTCCCGGAGGGACTGGAGGACCGTAACCGTCAGAGCGACGCCGAGGACGCCGAGGACGATGTACAGGACACCGAAAAAGACGAAATGATCAGGCATCCACCAAGGGAGGTCCATGGGCAGCGGGCTGTGAACGGTTTCACCGTGAATCATCGTTATCTCTCCAAATTATTTGACGGCGTCTTTGAGAATCTTACCGGGACGGAATTTGACGACCTTGGTCTCGGGGATCTTGAGTTCGAGACCGGTGCGGGGGTTGCGTCCGACGCGGGACTTGCGGAGCTCCACCATGAAGGTGCCGAAACCGGTCAGGGTGAGCTTGCCCTCGGAGACCAGGGTGCTTTCCACGGTCTCGAGGAACGCATTCAGGGCGCGTTCGGCGTTCGCTTTGGTCAGGTTGGCCTTTTCCGCGATTTTGACAACCAATTCAGCCTTTGTCATCAGTCCTTCCTCCTCGGTGAAATAATTACCTGATGGTATTTGTTAAAGTGCAGCCAGAGCGCAAAATGCACTCGCACTTTGTTTCCGTCACCAACTCACCTCTTGGCCTTTAAATGAACTTTTGTCCCGTGTCCAGCCCGAGCATTGAAAAAAAACGAAAAAACCTACGCTATATGGCGCTTTCGGGGCATTTTGCACCCTCGGATTCGGGCCTGAAAATCCGGTTTTCCCCTCGCCAGAGAGCAGGGATTGCACGGTCTTTGTGAAAATATGGACTAATAGATTAAGGAAAGCGCACGGAATTGTGTCGGCGTGAGGTTTTCCGGCCTGAGCGACGGACTGACGCCCTCCTCCCGGAACCACTGCTCCACCGCCGGGGTCATGCGCTTTTTCAGGATGGTGGAAATCTGCTTGCGCCGCTGCTGGAAGAGCAGCTTGATCAGCTCCGCCAGCCGGTCCGGGTCTTCGGGACGGGCCCCCGCGGGCAGGGGATCGAAGCGGACCACGGCGGAATCGACCTTGGGGCGCGGCCGGAAGACCGTGGGCGGCACCTTGAAGAGATAGCGCGTGTCGCTGAAGTTCCGGACCCAGGCGGTCAGCCCGCCGTAGGCCTTGGAACCGGGCTCGGCGGTCAGCCGCAGGGCCACCTCGTGCTGGACCATGAAGACCGCCCGTTCCAGGGTCTCGACCCGGCTGACGATGTCCCAGATGAGCTTGGAGCCCACGTTGTACGGGAGGTTGCCGATGATCCGGACCGGTCCCTCCGCATTCAGCTCCGCCCAGGGGAACTTCAGGGCGTCGGCCCGGATGACCTCGAGGTCGGGCCAGCGTTCCTCGAGCCGGTCGGCCAGGTCGTCGTCCATCTCCACCACCCGCAGGCGCGCCCCGGTCTCGACCAGGTGTTCGGTCAGGGCGCCCTGCCCCGGACCTATTTCTATAATAGACGCGCCGGGCGTGGGCGCCAGGGCGTCCACGATCTTGCGGCAGATGTTCCGGTCGGTCAGGAAGTTCTGGCCCAGGCTCTTCTTGGCCCGGTGGGGCTGGTCTCTATGCGCCATGCGTGTTCTCCGTCGTCAGGGGATAGCGGAACCCGGTCCGGCTGGCAACAGCATTGACACCATCTCCCCGGAAAACGTATGAATCCCCGGTATCCGTTCCATGAGGAGGACCCATGAACCTACGCCATTACGTGCGGGACATCCCGGACTACCCCAAGAAGGGCATCACCTTCTTCGACATCACGCCCATCCTGAGCACGCCCAAGGCCTTTCGCTACGTCATCGACCAGCTGTACGAGAAGTACAAGGACTGCGGCGCGGACAAGATCGTGGCCGCCGACGCCCGGGGATTCATCTTCGGCGCGCCCCTGGCCCTCAAGATGGGCATCGGCTTCGTGCCCATCCGCAAGCCCGGCAAGCTGCCGTACAAGAACCGCTGCGTGACCTACGACCTGGAATACGGCTCGGACACCCTGTGCATGCACGTGGACGCCATCGAACAGGGCGACAAGATCCTGATGATCGACGACCTGCTGGCCACGGGCGGCACGGCCGAGGGCATGATCAAGCTGATCCGCGAGGCGGGCGGCGAGATCGTGGGCGCGGGCTTCGTCATCCAGCTCTCCTTCCTGGACGGCGACGAGGTCATGCGCGCGGCCGACGTGAAACATGATTTCCTGATCGGAATCGATTAACCGGGAGCGATCATGAGCAAAACCGGCAAGATCGGCATCATCGGCGGCAGCGGCCTGGACGATCCGGACCTGTTGCGAGATGCCCGCGACGTGGAGATGGGCACGCCCTACGGCAAGCCCTCCGCCCTGCTCAAGGAAGGGACCATCGAGGGCCGCGAGGTGGTCCTGCTGGCCCGGCACGGCCGCGAGCACACCATTCCGCCCACCTTCGTCAACTACCGGGCCAACATCAAGGCCCTCAAGGACATCGGCTGCGACCGCATCCTGGCCACCACGGCCTGCGGCTCCCTGCGCGAGGAGATC
Proteins encoded:
- a CDS encoding HU family DNA-binding protein; the encoded protein is MTKAELVVKIAEKANLTKANAERALNAFLETVESTLVSEGKLTLTGFGTFMVELRKSRVGRNPRTGLELKIPETKVVKFRPGKILKDAVK
- the rsmA gene encoding 16S rRNA (adenine(1518)-N(6)/adenine(1519)-N(6))-dimethyltransferase RsmA, coding for MAHRDQPHRAKKSLGQNFLTDRNICRKIVDALAPTPGASIIEIGPGQGALTEHLVETGARLRVVEMDDDLADRLEERWPDLEVIRADALKFPWAELNAEGPVRIIGNLPYNVGSKLIWDIVSRVETLERAVFMVQHEVALRLTAEPGSKAYGGLTAWVRNFSDTRYLFKVPPTVFRPRPKVDSAVVRFDPLPAGARPEDPDRLAELIKLLFQQRRKQISTILKKRMTPAVEQWFREEGVSPSLRPENLTPTQFRALSLIY
- a CDS encoding adenine phosphoribosyltransferase, whose amino-acid sequence is MNLRHYVRDIPDYPKKGITFFDITPILSTPKAFRYVIDQLYEKYKDCGADKIVAADARGFIFGAPLALKMGIGFVPIRKPGKLPYKNRCVTYDLEYGSDTLCMHVDAIEQGDKILMIDDLLATGGTAEGMIKLIREAGGEIVGAGFVIQLSFLDGDEVMRAADVKHDFLIGID